From Brevibacillus marinus, a single genomic window includes:
- a CDS encoding FadR/GntR family transcriptional regulator → MFRTVKNKKIFEEILDQIQELLITKQLELGQKIPSEMELSESLGISRSSLREALKVLSVLGIVESKAGDGTVIKQADPDKLKNIISLIAVSYGLDTTELYEVRTILEMKAAGLAAVRRDEEDLKAMKRHLDNMDSEVNNETLTAEADFLFHQAIVASSKNKMLVLLMELISGLLGEMIHNTRRRLGTDIIKRFQEQHRSLFHAIEAGNPKAAQTILFEHLTFAQEELGLLSGEKKAELHSSFSIQ, encoded by the coding sequence GTGTTTCGAACAGTAAAAAATAAAAAGATCTTCGAAGAGATCCTGGATCAGATTCAAGAACTGCTCATCACCAAACAATTGGAACTGGGCCAAAAAATCCCTTCGGAAATGGAGCTGTCCGAATCGCTGGGGATTAGCCGGTCCTCTCTTCGAGAAGCGCTGAAAGTGCTGAGTGTGCTCGGGATCGTGGAATCAAAAGCGGGTGATGGAACGGTCATCAAACAGGCCGATCCGGACAAACTGAAGAATATCATTTCCCTGATAGCCGTTTCATACGGGCTCGATACTACAGAATTGTACGAGGTTCGGACGATCCTGGAGATGAAAGCGGCGGGGCTGGCTGCCGTGCGAAGAGATGAGGAAGACCTGAAAGCGATGAAACGACACCTCGACAATATGGACAGCGAAGTGAACAATGAAACGCTTACGGCAGAAGCGGATTTCCTGTTTCATCAAGCGATCGTCGCCTCATCCAAAAACAAAATGCTGGTTTTGTTGATGGAACTGATTTCCGGCTTGCTCGGAGAAATGATTCACAACACCCGAAGACGCCTGGGAACGGACATCATCAAACGTTTCCAGGAACAGCACCGGTCGCTGTTTCACGCGATTGAAGCGGGTAATCCAAAGGCTGCCCAGACAATTCTGTTTGAACATTTGACTTTCGCGCAAGAAGAACTGGGTCTTCTTTCCGGCGAAAAGAAGGCGGAATTGCATTCAAGTTTTTCCATACAATAA
- the fabG gene encoding 3-oxoacyl-ACP reductase FabG — protein sequence MKLAQKVALITGAGSGIGRETAVLFAREGASVVVADTNQSTGEEVVKQISEEGGQAIFSQVDTSDQASVRQMVRHAVSYFGSIDILINNAGITQDAMLGKLTAEMWRQVIDVNLSGVFYCTQEVVPYMIGAGKGKIINTSSIVGVFGNIGQTNYAASKAGVIGMTKTWAKELGRKGINVNAVAPGFILTSMVEKMPEKIISQMVERVPLKRMGKPIDVAKTYLFLASDDADYINGTVIHVDGGLVI from the coding sequence ATGAAACTGGCACAAAAGGTAGCCCTGATTACTGGGGCTGGAAGCGGGATCGGGAGGGAGACGGCGGTCCTCTTTGCCCGGGAAGGTGCTTCAGTTGTGGTGGCCGATACCAATCAGAGCACAGGAGAAGAAGTGGTGAAACAAATCAGCGAGGAAGGGGGTCAGGCTATCTTTTCACAGGTGGACACCAGCGATCAAGCCAGCGTTCGGCAGATGGTTCGTCACGCGGTCAGCTATTTTGGCAGCATTGACATTTTGATAAACAACGCCGGAATTACCCAAGACGCGATGCTGGGCAAACTGACGGCAGAGATGTGGAGGCAGGTGATCGACGTAAATCTCAGCGGGGTGTTCTACTGTACCCAGGAAGTCGTGCCTTACATGATAGGAGCGGGAAAAGGGAAGATCATCAACACTTCGTCCATCGTGGGCGTGTTCGGAAACATCGGCCAGACCAATTATGCCGCTTCCAAAGCCGGCGTGATCGGCATGACGAAGACCTGGGCAAAGGAATTGGGGCGAAAAGGCATCAACGTCAATGCGGTGGCGCCAGGATTTATCCTGACGAGCATGGTGGAAAAAATGCCGGAAAAAATCATCAGCCAAATGGTGGAACGTGTGCCGTTAAAGCGGATGGGAAAACCGATTGATGTCGCCAAAACCTACCTTTTTTTGGCGTCCGACGATGCTGACTACATTAATGGAACGGTGATCCATGTTGACGGTGGATTGGTCATCTAA
- a CDS encoding acyl-CoA mutase large subunit family protein: MTTNKTTLFDQASIKQIQQEKERWERETLKGGAGEREYLTDSGIPVKLLYTPEDIQDFDYLRDLGFSGEPPYVRGVYPNMYRGRLFTVRQIAGFGTPEDTNQRFKFLLRNGATGTSVVLDLPTIRGYDSDDPEAEGQVGACGVAIDSLEDMEALYEGIPIEKVSSNIVTHLPSTTVVLMAMFVVMAEKRGIPLEMLSGTNQNDFLMETTIGSSLEVLPPRASFRLQCDAIEYASKHLPRWNPVSYNGYNLREAGTTAVQEVAVAIANAIATCEELIRRGNKIDDFAKRLSFFWNLFNDFFEEIAKCRASRLVWHELMRDRFHAQNPRSHLMRFHVQTAGITLTKVEPYNNIARSAIQGLAAVLGGAQSLHIDSFDEAYSAPTEESALISIRTQQILQVETNVVNTVDPLAGSYYVEYLTREMAKRIRNYIAEIESRGGLVACVESGWLHREISDFAYKTQQDIESGKRPIVGLNYFPQETPPQTKVEVFRYPENAERIQKEKLARLRATRNQARVKEILAELRRKCHEDTNLIPYIKEAVKAHATLGEIEEVFREEFGLWQFPLV; the protein is encoded by the coding sequence ATGACAACGAACAAAACAACGTTGTTCGATCAAGCATCCATCAAGCAGATTCAACAGGAGAAAGAACGATGGGAACGGGAAACCTTGAAAGGGGGCGCGGGGGAGCGGGAGTATCTGACCGACTCGGGAATCCCTGTGAAGCTCCTGTACACTCCTGAGGATATTCAGGATTTTGACTATCTAAGGGATTTGGGGTTCTCCGGCGAACCTCCTTATGTCCGCGGCGTATACCCCAACATGTACCGCGGCAGATTATTCACCGTACGCCAGATCGCCGGTTTCGGTACACCGGAAGACACCAATCAACGCTTTAAGTTTCTGTTGCGAAACGGGGCGACGGGAACGAGCGTGGTGCTCGACCTGCCTACGATTCGCGGTTACGATTCAGACGACCCGGAAGCGGAAGGACAGGTGGGCGCTTGCGGAGTGGCGATCGACTCCCTGGAAGATATGGAGGCATTGTACGAGGGCATCCCCATCGAAAAAGTTTCCAGCAATATCGTTACCCATCTGCCAAGTACCACGGTCGTGCTGATGGCCATGTTTGTGGTCATGGCCGAAAAGCGGGGTATTCCGTTGGAGATGCTCTCCGGAACCAACCAGAACGACTTCCTGATGGAGACCACCATCGGCAGTTCACTGGAGGTGCTTCCACCGCGCGCTTCCTTCCGCCTGCAGTGTGACGCCATCGAATATGCGAGCAAACACCTGCCGCGGTGGAACCCGGTCAGCTACAACGGTTACAACCTGCGGGAAGCGGGAACCACTGCCGTTCAGGAGGTAGCGGTGGCCATTGCCAATGCGATCGCCACTTGTGAGGAGTTAATCAGGCGGGGAAATAAAATCGACGATTTTGCCAAAAGATTGTCATTCTTCTGGAACCTGTTTAACGACTTTTTTGAGGAAATTGCCAAATGCCGCGCATCCAGGCTGGTTTGGCATGAATTGATGAGAGACAGGTTTCATGCTCAAAATCCCCGTTCCCACCTGATGAGATTTCATGTACAGACCGCCGGCATCACCTTGACCAAGGTAGAGCCGTACAACAATATAGCCCGTTCCGCGATTCAAGGGTTGGCCGCAGTTCTTGGCGGGGCCCAGTCACTGCACATCGATTCGTTTGACGAGGCGTATTCCGCTCCGACCGAAGAATCGGCCTTGATTTCGATCCGAACCCAACAAATCCTGCAGGTGGAAACCAATGTGGTCAACACCGTCGATCCGCTGGCCGGATCGTATTACGTGGAGTACCTGACGCGGGAAATGGCGAAACGAATCCGGAATTACATCGCGGAAATCGAATCGAGGGGTGGTTTGGTTGCCTGTGTGGAAAGCGGCTGGCTGCATCGGGAAATCTCCGACTTTGCCTACAAAACGCAGCAGGATATTGAAAGCGGAAAACGGCCAATTGTTGGACTGAACTACTTTCCGCAGGAAACCCCGCCTCAGACCAAAGTGGAAGTCTTTCGCTATCCCGAAAACGCGGAACGGATTCAAAAAGAAAAGCTGGCCAGGCTGCGGGCGACGCGCAATCAGGCGCGGGTAAAGGAAATTCTTGCCGAACTGCGCCGAAAGTGCCATGAGGATACCAATTTGATCCCGTACATCAAGGAGGCGGTCAAGGCACACGCAACGTTGGGTGAAATCGAAGAAGTATTTCGCGAAGAATTCGGCTTGTGGCAATTTCCGTTGGTATAA
- a CDS encoding cobalamin B12-binding domain-containing protein produces MERKIKVVMAKLGLDIHWRGAVVVSRMLRDEGMEVVYLGNQFPPQIVDAAIQEGADVIGLSTLSGNHLTLGPKVVELARERGLDVPVIMGGVIPEEDIPPLKEAGIAAVFGPETPIEAISSFIKKEVGYSTV; encoded by the coding sequence ATGGAAAGAAAAATCAAGGTTGTGATGGCGAAGCTGGGGTTGGACATTCATTGGCGAGGGGCGGTAGTCGTTTCCCGGATGCTGCGGGATGAAGGGATGGAGGTTGTCTATCTGGGCAACCAGTTTCCCCCGCAAATTGTGGACGCGGCCATCCAGGAGGGCGCTGATGTGATCGGACTCAGCACGTTGAGCGGCAATCACCTGACGCTCGGGCCCAAGGTGGTGGAGTTGGCCCGGGAGCGGGGATTGGATGTGCCCGTTATCATGGGCGGGGTCATCCCGGAAGAGGATATTCCCCCGTTGAAGGAGGCTGGCATTGCCGCAGTCTTTGGCCCGGAGACGCCCATTGAAGCGATCAGCTCGTTTATCAAGAAAGAGGTAGGGTACAGCACGGTCTAG
- a CDS encoding M24 family metallopeptidase, whose translation MLAETRKRLQQRMAQLQHSLGEHGWRAALIMQPRDLFYYAGTAQPANLWVPVEGEPILFSRRAHELIRKETWIRQQEQASGFTQMAAILKERGMLPAAADAVALELDVLPYQLVESFKRAFPGTRLASLSSVILKQRFVKDEWEIRQIRQAVELWRRGHHAVKDALSPGVREHQVAAVWESAVRSGGGDGIVWFRRWDACLPGGGIVASGENGWVVSGHAMTVTGVGQSQALPWGASERQLEQGDLVVLDFGLCRQGYHCDIARTYCVGKASEDRQDLWKRLLSLHMEVISRIKPGITGHELYLFADELAARQGLREYFMGVAPERGNYIGHSIGLELDEWPVLGAGAHEPLLPGAVITIEPKFMIPGRGAVMIEDDILVTDTGCEVISTIDRELDAR comes from the coding sequence TTGCTTGCAGAAACGCGAAAACGTTTGCAACAGCGAATGGCACAGTTGCAACACAGCTTGGGAGAACATGGGTGGCGGGCTGCCTTGATCATGCAGCCGCGCGATCTGTTCTACTATGCGGGGACGGCCCAGCCTGCCAACCTGTGGGTGCCCGTGGAAGGAGAGCCAATCCTGTTCTCCCGCCGGGCCCACGAGTTGATCCGGAAGGAAACGTGGATCAGGCAACAAGAGCAAGCCAGTGGTTTTACACAAATGGCCGCCATCCTGAAAGAGCGCGGGATGCTTCCCGCGGCTGCCGATGCGGTGGCGCTCGAACTGGACGTTCTTCCCTATCAGTTGGTGGAGAGTTTCAAACGCGCTTTTCCGGGGACTCGCCTTGCTTCTCTCTCCTCCGTCATCTTGAAACAGCGTTTTGTCAAGGACGAGTGGGAAATCCGGCAAATCCGCCAAGCGGTGGAGCTGTGGAGGCGGGGGCATCACGCGGTAAAAGACGCCCTTTCTCCCGGCGTGCGGGAACATCAGGTGGCCGCCGTCTGGGAATCAGCCGTGCGCAGCGGCGGAGGGGACGGAATCGTTTGGTTTCGCCGGTGGGACGCGTGTCTTCCGGGCGGGGGAATTGTCGCCTCCGGGGAAAATGGGTGGGTCGTGTCTGGACACGCAATGACCGTGACCGGAGTCGGTCAAAGCCAAGCCTTGCCGTGGGGCGCTTCGGAACGGCAGTTGGAGCAGGGCGATTTGGTTGTCCTCGATTTTGGCTTGTGCCGGCAGGGCTATCATTGTGACATTGCCCGGACGTACTGTGTGGGAAAGGCCTCGGAGGACCGCCAGGATTTGTGGAAGCGGTTACTTTCCTTGCACATGGAAGTGATCAGCCGAATCAAACCAGGCATTACGGGACACGAGCTGTACCTGTTCGCCGACGAGTTGGCGGCCCGGCAGGGACTGCGCGAGTATTTTATGGGCGTGGCCCCCGAGCGGGGAAACTATATCGGCCATTCCATCGGCCTGGAGTTGGATGAATGGCCGGTGTTGGGAGCGGGAGCGCACGAACCTCTTTTGCCCGGTGCGGTGATAACCATTGAACCGAAGTTTATGATCCCCGGGCGAGGGGCCGTGATGATCGAAGATGATATTCTTGTCACCGACACCGGTTGCGAAGTGATCAGCACCATTGATCGGGAACTGGATGCCCGCTAA
- a CDS encoding AMP-binding protein — MIKDEWLQIISDGMIIHRILAKHAVERPEAPAIQWQTERPVTYAELYEATCRIAGNLRGMGVKADDRVLVMLPNSLEILYSWFAINLAGAVEVPINIHYKGAYLVHEANDCEARIAIVHSQYLDRFVETEADLRFLERIVVVDGKAECSSSKWRFDSWEDLQKQPAEGFLPVGRTVRDTQAIMYTSGTTGPSKGVVMPYGLCNVFAAGVFYAGNLTEHDVSYVCLPLFHANAQFMQVLPTLYVGGKVSVWPSFSASNWLKQIRDCGATVTNTLGVMCEFVFRQPRREDDANNPLRVMITLPAPRDIAEEFERRFGVKCLEGYGMTEMGVVTYRRWDEPLRAGSAGRALPWFDVRIVDAETDVPLGPNETGEIVVRPHFPWTFMKEYHKVPDKTVEAWRNLWFHTGDSGKMDEEGYLYFVDRLKDAIRRRGENISSHMIEGIVNAHPLVEESAAVAVPSDYGAGAEDEVKLCVVLKSGAKLSPQELLRYCEQNMPYFAVPRYIEYVEELPKTANQKIRKVALRERGITEQTWDREKAGFSDRFRLKSQNR; from the coding sequence GTGATAAAAGACGAATGGCTGCAGATAATTTCCGATGGGATGATCATTCACCGTATTTTGGCGAAACATGCGGTTGAAAGGCCAGAAGCACCGGCGATCCAATGGCAGACGGAAAGGCCGGTCACGTACGCGGAACTGTATGAAGCGACGTGCCGAATTGCCGGAAATCTGCGGGGGATGGGAGTAAAAGCGGACGACAGGGTCTTGGTCATGCTTCCCAACAGCCTGGAGATTCTCTACTCCTGGTTTGCCATCAATCTTGCCGGCGCGGTGGAAGTCCCGATCAACATTCACTACAAGGGAGCCTATCTGGTTCATGAGGCCAACGACTGCGAGGCGAGGATCGCGATCGTCCACAGCCAGTATCTGGACCGGTTTGTGGAAACGGAGGCAGATTTGCGGTTTCTGGAACGCATTGTGGTGGTAGACGGCAAAGCGGAGTGCTCCTCGTCTAAATGGCGGTTTGATTCCTGGGAGGATTTGCAAAAACAACCGGCGGAAGGGTTCCTGCCGGTGGGGCGCACGGTTCGCGATACGCAGGCAATCATGTACACCTCGGGGACAACCGGTCCGTCAAAGGGAGTGGTGATGCCGTATGGGTTGTGCAACGTGTTTGCGGCGGGAGTCTTCTACGCCGGAAATTTGACGGAACATGACGTGTCGTACGTATGTTTGCCGCTCTTTCACGCCAATGCCCAGTTCATGCAGGTGCTTCCGACGCTGTATGTCGGGGGAAAAGTCAGCGTATGGCCGAGCTTCAGCGCGTCCAACTGGCTGAAGCAGATCCGGGATTGCGGCGCCACTGTGACGAACACGCTGGGGGTGATGTGCGAATTTGTGTTCCGTCAGCCCAGGAGAGAGGACGACGCGAACAATCCGCTGCGCGTGATGATTACCCTGCCGGCACCGCGGGATATTGCGGAGGAGTTTGAACGGCGCTTCGGGGTCAAATGTTTGGAAGGGTACGGCATGACAGAAATGGGCGTCGTCACGTACCGCAGATGGGACGAACCGCTTCGGGCGGGTTCGGCGGGCAGAGCGTTGCCGTGGTTTGATGTGCGGATTGTCGATGCGGAGACAGACGTGCCGCTCGGGCCGAACGAAACAGGGGAGATCGTGGTGAGGCCGCATTTCCCGTGGACGTTTATGAAGGAGTATCACAAGGTGCCGGACAAAACGGTTGAGGCATGGCGGAATCTTTGGTTCCACACCGGCGACAGCGGCAAAATGGACGAAGAAGGGTACTTGTATTTCGTTGACCGGTTAAAAGACGCCATCCGCAGACGAGGAGAAAACATCTCGTCACACATGATTGAAGGGATTGTCAATGCTCATCCGCTGGTGGAAGAATCGGCTGCGGTAGCGGTCCCGTCGGATTACGGTGCCGGGGCAGAGGATGAGGTGAAGCTGTGTGTGGTGTTGAAGAGTGGAGCGAAGCTTTCTCCGCAGGAACTGCTTCGCTACTGTGAACAAAACATGCCGTATTTTGCCGTTCCTCGGTATATCGAGTACGTGGAAGAACTGCCGAAGACGGCAAACCAGAAAATCCGTAAAGTGGCGCTGCGGGAGCGGGGGATAACGGAACAGACGTGGGATCGGGAGAAGGCGGGTTTTTCCGACCGCTTTCGTCTGAAAAGCCAAAATAGATAG
- a CDS encoding MFS transporter, translating into MEREPIHHLESAPARRGLKARWWVMFLIFFSTILAYTDRSNISVVAVTIMNEFGWDEQQFGLLASAFFAGYLLLGIPAGWLSDKWGGVRFLAIGVLMWSLFTILTPLAWGFASMLLIRFLLGVGEAVNFPSHTSIVSRWSPVHDRGRWQGLNMSGMALGVMIAAPITTWLTEKFGWHASFYFFGILGIIWAVAWLKIATDDPKDNRFITPEELAEMQHVTELHNEKQTKISWNKILRVKEVWGMTLIYFFQNYNWYLYLTWLPAYLMKARGFSLLNVGLYGMLPWLGAFLSMNLAGLVSDWLSKRHGLTTARRIPIYVSFVGTAIFMALGAYTPNQWAALAYITLSVTFLGINFAMFWTLPIDIGPKSAGTLSGIMNTSGTIAGIIAPALTGFLIVTLGSWQYVLFIGAALGITGAILTRFMISANRVLD; encoded by the coding sequence ATGGAAAGGGAACCCATTCATCATCTGGAATCGGCACCGGCGCGAAGAGGATTGAAAGCCCGATGGTGGGTCATGTTTTTGATCTTTTTCAGTACGATTCTCGCCTATACCGACCGGTCCAATATCTCTGTCGTGGCTGTAACCATCATGAACGAATTTGGTTGGGATGAACAGCAATTTGGTCTCCTTGCGTCCGCTTTTTTTGCCGGATACTTACTGCTTGGCATACCCGCCGGATGGTTGTCGGACAAATGGGGAGGCGTCAGATTTCTGGCCATTGGTGTCTTGATGTGGTCACTTTTTACCATCCTGACGCCTTTGGCGTGGGGATTCGCTTCCATGCTCCTGATCCGCTTTTTGTTAGGCGTTGGCGAGGCTGTCAACTTTCCCTCCCACACCTCAATCGTCTCCCGCTGGTCGCCCGTACATGACCGGGGGAGATGGCAGGGGCTCAACATGTCAGGCATGGCCCTCGGGGTCATGATCGCGGCTCCGATCACCACATGGTTGACGGAGAAATTTGGGTGGCACGCTTCCTTCTACTTTTTCGGGATCCTCGGGATCATTTGGGCTGTGGCATGGTTAAAAATCGCGACCGATGATCCCAAAGACAACCGCTTTATTACCCCTGAAGAATTGGCGGAAATGCAACATGTCACGGAACTGCACAACGAAAAACAGACGAAAATCTCCTGGAACAAAATACTGCGCGTTAAGGAAGTTTGGGGAATGACGCTTATCTACTTTTTCCAGAACTACAACTGGTATCTGTACCTGACCTGGTTACCCGCCTATTTGATGAAGGCCCGAGGGTTTTCACTGTTGAATGTAGGGCTGTACGGCATGCTCCCCTGGTTGGGAGCGTTTCTCTCCATGAATCTGGCGGGGCTTGTCTCAGACTGGCTGTCCAAAAGGCATGGCTTGACTACCGCCAGAAGAATTCCCATTTATGTCTCATTTGTCGGGACCGCCATCTTCATGGCCCTGGGCGCCTACACCCCCAATCAATGGGCTGCCCTTGCCTATATTACGTTGTCCGTTACGTTTCTGGGCATAAACTTTGCCATGTTCTGGACGCTGCCCATCGATATCGGGCCCAAAAGTGCGGGAACCTTGTCCGGCATCATGAATACCTCCGGAACAATCGCGGGGATTATCGCGCCCGCTCTCACAGGATTTTTAATCGTCACGTTGGGTTCTTGGCAATACGTGTTGTTTATCGGGGCCGCCCTCGGGATTACGGGTGCAATTTTGACCCGCTTCATGATCTCCGCAAACAGGGTACTGGATTGA
- the meaB gene encoding methylmalonyl Co-A mutase-associated GTPase MeaB codes for MHRWIQSFEQRSLVALGRLLKEVENQTEVGLEILQHTSAKKGNAHVVGITGPPGAGKSTLVGKLCKVWAKQGVEVGIVCVDPTSPFSGGALLGDRVRMQELAQYPNVFIKSLATRGSLGGVTATTADIIQLMDSFGKELIVVETVGVGQIEFDVLDLSDTVVLVNVPGLGDSLQTVKAGIVEIADVFVINQADRPGADESVRDLKMMVGESGERGWAPPVLKTIATSGDGIVELLEAIHAHQTYLKTSGQWRKKRQERNWKRFRNMLEHLLAGAIDKCTKESKEWVALADEIRNGRKDPIAAAREVFAQVFRFGD; via the coding sequence GTGCATCGGTGGATTCAATCCTTTGAACAGCGCAGCCTGGTCGCCCTGGGAAGGCTGTTGAAGGAAGTGGAGAATCAAACAGAGGTCGGCCTGGAGATTCTACAGCACACCTCTGCCAAAAAAGGAAACGCCCATGTAGTCGGTATCACGGGTCCTCCCGGGGCCGGCAAGAGTACACTGGTGGGGAAGCTGTGCAAGGTGTGGGCGAAACAGGGAGTGGAAGTGGGCATTGTCTGTGTGGATCCGACAAGCCCCTTTAGCGGAGGAGCCTTGCTGGGAGACAGGGTGAGAATGCAGGAGTTGGCTCAATACCCCAACGTTTTCATTAAAAGTTTGGCGACCCGGGGCAGTTTGGGAGGCGTGACCGCCACGACCGCGGATATCATTCAACTCATGGATTCATTTGGAAAAGAGCTGATCGTTGTGGAAACGGTGGGCGTGGGACAAATCGAATTTGACGTGCTGGATCTATCGGATACCGTCGTGCTGGTTAACGTCCCAGGGTTGGGCGATTCGCTGCAAACCGTAAAGGCCGGCATCGTGGAAATCGCTGATGTCTTCGTGATCAATCAGGCGGACAGACCCGGGGCGGATGAAAGCGTCAGGGACCTGAAGATGATGGTGGGGGAATCGGGTGAACGGGGCTGGGCTCCCCCGGTGTTGAAGACCATTGCCACCAGCGGTGATGGCATCGTCGAGTTGCTGGAGGCCATCCACGCTCACCAAACGTACCTGAAGACATCCGGACAGTGGCGAAAAAAACGGCAGGAGCGAAACTGGAAAAGGTTCCGCAACATGCTGGAGCATTTGCTGGCGGGTGCCATTGACAAATGCACAAAAGAAAGCAAAGAGTGGGTCGCGCTGGCCGACGAGATCAGAAACGGCCGCAAGGATCCGATTGCCGCAGCGCGCGAGGTATTTGCCCAAGTATTCCGCTTCGGGGATTGA